One genomic segment of Ricinus communis isolate WT05 ecotype wild-type chromosome 5, ASM1957865v1, whole genome shotgun sequence includes these proteins:
- the LOC8277979 gene encoding uncharacterized protein LOC8277979, with product MTKTVKKTNRKSDEMDSKVPDWDFKQIMKDIQLFDASHRTWKEKKEFENRKVVSLGGKPPKKQRLPLSVARVQMKNQQEREEKILQENMILGRFGGKHSGGAKRSVDKRKTEYRGLKSSEGYFRNGVLDVKHMLHAGPSRENDSSSQMVVKGKTKMKKKGTGKKHRGGGKKKSGGRKRN from the exons ATGACTAAGACAGTGAAGAAGACGAACCGGAAAAGCGACGAAATGGATAGCAAGGTCCCTGATTGGGACTTCAAACAGATTATGAAAGACATTCAGCTTTTCG ATGCCTCACATAGGACatggaaagagaaaaaggagtTCGAGAACAGGAAGGTAGTCTCTCTTGGTGGTAAG CCTCCTAAAAAACAGAGACTGCCTCTAAGCGTAGCACGTGTACAGATGAAGAATCAACaggaaagagaagagaaaataCTACAAGAG AATATGATTCTTGGACGATTTGGAGGCAAGCATAGCGGTGGTGCTAAAAGATCAGTGGACAAGCGCAAAACTGAGTACAGGGGGCTGAAGTCAAGTGAAGGTTATTTTAGGAACGGTGTACTTGATGTGAAGCATATGTTACACGCAGGCCCATCTAGAGAGAATGATTCATCCAGCCAGATGGTCGTTAAAGGGAAGACGAAGATGAAGAAAAAGGGAACTGGAAAGAAACACCGGGGAgggggaaagaagaaaagcgGTGGTAGGAAGCGAAACTAA